The following proteins come from a genomic window of Solea solea chromosome 3, fSolSol10.1, whole genome shotgun sequence:
- the LOC131456403 gene encoding solute carrier family 12 member 3-like isoform X2, with the protein MGQFTSKRDRMGSGNRRQVNFSFNEGKPPNNLDFSSRRDSDFPIPPPISVMNVESSELERRGSRAELRRSSIYSTLDLVPQLEYYASTLPRQQRISRPSLVALRKTFDEVEAGRANATTDSGSSQPDSGNESQGHQGKAPVQFGWVIGVMLRCMLNMWGVILLLRLSWITSQAGILLTWLIILLSMMVTSVTALSISAIATNGRVTSGGTYVMISRSLGPEIGGPVGMIFSFANTLACALSTVGFAEVVSELMQEFGVTIVDPTNDVRIVGVITVTALLLISFAGIKWDSKTYILAFMFVYIVSFSNYFVGTFIPPSQEKQAQGIFGYRSEVFISNLKPDWRGPEGTFFQMFAVFFPSTIGILCGANICENLKDSSTAIPKGSLMAIFWTTISYLAISATAGSFVIRDASGNISDILPGNNTDVCVDLGCNLGWNFTACIESQSCKYGLANSLKVLGQASGYSYLGTAGIFVASLSSALGFFVSAPKIFQHLCRDNLYPYIGFFAKGYGKNDKPLRAYILCYFVAMAFILIAELNTIAVLISNFFLCSYCLINFSCFHASITNSPGWRPSFHYYTKWTALFGAVSSVVLMFLFTWWAALTTACVIFFLFGYVNYNKPKVNWGSSVQASIYNMALSYSVSLSDVEDHVKNFRPQCLVMTGPPNQRPALVDFVSSFTKNMSLMICGDIIMDRQTRLPDATEWLVKWLNRRRVRSFYTPFSADGLRVGARQLMQASGLGKLKPNTLVLGFKTNWRESSPESIEDYTNTLYDTFDSSHCVCVLRMMDGLDISDPFDFEVNHGFEPDNTVTDDKHQLPDIESVDNIPTQGDGDQVRTVFQNDQGKKTIDVYWVADDGGLTLLVPHLLTRRKCWRHSKVRVFILGDEHNMEEGRNKMIALLKRFRLDFDDVIVLTDSERNPHAKNLSRFMDNVAPFRLHDEQQEDVSIDELRQREPWKMSDKEFEAFQLRSERKVRLNEIIRRNSQHAALVLVSLPVPQCGCPSALYMAWLDTLTCGLHCPAVLIRGNQQDVLTFYCQ; encoded by the exons ATGGGACAGTTCACATCCAAACGTGACAGGATGGGCTCAGGCAATCGCCGACAGGTTAATTTCTCCTTCAACGAGGGCAAACCTCCAAACAACCTGGACTTTAGCAGTAGACGGGACAGTGACTTCCCGATTCCTCCACCCATTTCTGTCATGAACGTGGAGTCAAG TGAATTGGAGCGCCGGGGCTCGAGGGCGGAGTTGCGCAGATCCTCTATCTACAGCACTTTAGACCTGGTGCCACAGCTGGAGTATTATGCTAGCACGCTGCCGCGCCAGCAGCGTATAAGTCGACCTTCTCTGGTAGCTCTCCGCAAGACATTTGAT GAGGTGGAAGCAGGCAGAGCAAACGCCACCACGGACTCAGGGAGCAGTCAGCcagacagtggaaatgaatcacaGGGTCACCAGGGGAAAGCTCCCGTTCAGTTTGGTTGGGTGATCGGGGTCATG CTTCGTTGCATGTTGAATATGTGGGGGGTCATCCTGCTTCTCCGGCTGTCGTGGATCACGTCCCAGGCTGGAATCT TATTGACCTGGCTGATTATCCTCTTGTCTATGATGGTGACCTCAGTAACagctctctccatctctgccaTAGCCACCAACGGGAGAGTGACCTCAG GTGGAACCTACGTCATGATCTCACGCTCTCTGGGTCCTGAAATTGGCGGCCCGGTTGGGATGATCTTCTCATTCGCGAACACTCTGGCTTGTGCGCTCAGCACAGTTGGATTTGCAGAAGTGGTCAGTGAATTAATGCAG GAGTTTGGTGTCACAATAGTCGACCCCACCAATGACGTGCGAATTGTGGGTGTTATCACTGTGACGGCTCTTCTGCTCATTTCATTTGCTGGAATAAAGTGGGATTCTAAG ACATATATTTTGGcttttatgtttgtatatatagtCTCTTTTTCCAACTACTTTGTGGGCACATTCATTCCACCCAGTCAAGAGAAACAGGCCCAGGGCATCTTTGGTTATCGCA GTGAAGTCTTCATATCAAACCTGAAACCAGACTGGCGGGGACCTGAAGGCACCTTTTTCCAGATGTTTGCCGTTTTCTTCCCCTCCACCATTGGCATCCTGTGTGGAGCAAACATCTGTGAAAACCTCAAA GACTCTAGTACTGCTATCCCCAAAGGCAGCCTCATGGCCATTTTCTGGACCACAATCAGCTACTTAGCTATTTCTGCAACTGCAG GGTCATTTGTCATACGAGATGCTTCCGGGAATATCAGTGATATTCTGCCTGGAAACAATACCGATGTCTGCGTGGATCTGGGATGTAACCTGGGATGGAACTTTACGGCGTGCATCGAGTCGCAGTCTTGTAAATATGGTCTGGCCAACAGTTTAAAG GTACTGGGGCAAGCGTCAGGTTACTCCTACCTCGGCACAGCCGGTATCTTTGTGGCCAGTTTGTCGTCTGCCCTTGGCTTTTTTGTCTCGGCGCCTAAAATCTTTCAG CATCTGTGCAGAGACAACTTATACCCATACATTGGATTCTTTGCGAAGGGTTATGGGAAAAATGACAAGCCACTTCGCGCCTACATCCTTTGCTACTTTGTTGCTATGGCCTTCATACTCATTG CTGAGCTGAACACAATCGCCGTCTTGATCTCTAACTTCTTCCTGTGTTCGTACTGCCTCATCAACTTCAGCTGCTTTCACGCTTCAATCACCAACTCACCTG GTTGGAGGCCATCATTTCACTATTACACAAAGTGGACGGCCTTGTTTGGGGCAGTGAGCTCTGTGGTGCTGATGTTCCTGTTCACTTGGTGGGCTGCTCTCACCACCGCCTGTGTTATCTTCTTCCTGTTTGGATATGTCAACTACAACAAGCCAA AGGTGAATTGGGGCTCGTCGGTCCAGGCAAGTATATACAACATGGCCTTGTCctactctgtctctctctctgatgtggAGGATCATGTCAAGAACTTCAG ACCGCAGTGTCTCGTCATGACTGGTCCACCAAACCAGCGACCGGCTCTGGTGGACTTTGTCAGCTCCTTCACCAAGAACATGAGCCTCATGATCTGTGGAGACATCATCATG GACAGACAGACTCGGCTGCCGGATGCCACTGAGTGGCTGGTGAAGTGGTTGAACAGGAGGAGGGTGCGCTCGTTTTATACTCCTTTCAGTGCGGACGGCCTCAGAGTTGGCGCTCGACAACTAATGCAG GCTTCAGGTCTTGGCAAATTAAAGCCGAACACTCTGGTCCTGGGCTTCAAGACAAACTGGAGGGAAAGTTCTCCAGAAAGCATCGAAGATTATACCAACACATTATA TGACACCTTCGACTCCAGTCACTGCGTATGTGTCTTGAGGATGATGGACGGCCTGGATATCTCCGATCCTTTTGACTTTGAAG TGAACCACGGCTTTGAACCCGACAACACTGTGACAGACGACAAACACCAACTTCCTGACATAGAATCAG TCGACAACATTCCCACTCAAGGTGACGGTGACCAGGTCAGGACGGTGTTTCAGAACGACCAGGGGAAGAAGACCATCGACGTCTACTGGGTAGCTGACGATGGAG gtCTGACCCTGCTCGTGCCGCACCTGCTCACCAGGAGAAAATGCTGGCGCCACAGCAAAGTCAGGGTCTTCATCTTGGGAGACGAGCACAACATGGAGGAAGGACGCAACAA gATGATCGCTCTGCTGAAGAGGTTCCGTCTGGACTTTGATGACGTCATAGTCCTAACAGACAGCGAGAGGAACCCACATGCGAAAAA CCTGAGCAGGTTTATGGACAATGTCGCCCCCTTCCGACTGCATGATGAACAACAGGAAGACGTCTCGATCGATGAGCTGAGACAAAGAGAGCCGTGGAAAATGTCAGACAAGGAGTTTGAGGCCTTCCAGCTGAGG TCTGAGAGGAAAGTGAGGCTGAATGAAATCATCCGCAGGAATTCACAACACGCTGCACTCGTGCTTGT gaGCCTTCCCGTACCACAGTGTGGCTGCCCCAGTGCTCTGTACATGGCCTGGCTGGACACTCTGACCTGCGGCCTCCACTGTCCCGCAGTGCTGATACGAGGAAACCAGCAGGACGTCCTCACTTTCTActgccagtaa
- the LOC131456403 gene encoding solute carrier family 12 member 3-like isoform X1, giving the protein MGQFTSKRDRMGSGNRRQVNFSFNEGKPPNNLDFSSRRDSDFPIPPPISVMNVESSELERRGSRAELRRSSIYSTLDLVPQLEYYASTLPRQQRISRPSLVALRKTFDEVEAGRANATTDSGSSQPDSGNESQGHQGKAPVQFGWVIGVMLRCMLNMWGVILLLRLSWITSQAGILLTWLIILLSMMVTSVTALSISAIATNGRVTSGGTYVMISRSLGPEIGGPVGMIFSFANTLACALSTVGFAEVVSELMQEFGVTIVDPTNDVRIVGVITVTALLLISFAGIKWDSKTYILAFMFVYIVSFSNYFVGTFIPPSQEKQAQGIFGYRSEVFISNLKPDWRGPEGTFFQMFAVFFPSTIGILCGANICENLKDSSTAIPKGSLMAIFWTTISYLAISATAGSFVIRDASGNISDILPGNNTDVCVDLGCNLGWNFTACIESQSCKYGLANSLKVLGQASGYSYLGTAGIFVASLSSALGFFVSAPKIFQHLCRDNLYPYIGFFAKGYGKNDKPLRAYILCYFVAMAFILIAELNTIAVLISNFFLCSYCLINFSCFHASITNSPGWRPSFHYYTKWTALFGAVSSVVLMFLFTWWAALTTACVIFFLFGYVNYNKPKVNWGSSVQASIYNMALSYSVSLSDVEDHVKNFRPQCLVMTGPPNQRPALVDFVSSFTKNMSLMICGDIIMEQDRQTRLPDATEWLVKWLNRRRVRSFYTPFSADGLRVGARQLMQASGLGKLKPNTLVLGFKTNWRESSPESIEDYTNTLYDTFDSSHCVCVLRMMDGLDISDPFDFEVNHGFEPDNTVTDDKHQLPDIESVDNIPTQGDGDQVRTVFQNDQGKKTIDVYWVADDGGLTLLVPHLLTRRKCWRHSKVRVFILGDEHNMEEGRNKMIALLKRFRLDFDDVIVLTDSERNPHAKNLSRFMDNVAPFRLHDEQQEDVSIDELRQREPWKMSDKEFEAFQLRSERKVRLNEIIRRNSQHAALVLVSLPVPQCGCPSALYMAWLDTLTCGLHCPAVLIRGNQQDVLTFYCQ; this is encoded by the exons ATGGGACAGTTCACATCCAAACGTGACAGGATGGGCTCAGGCAATCGCCGACAGGTTAATTTCTCCTTCAACGAGGGCAAACCTCCAAACAACCTGGACTTTAGCAGTAGACGGGACAGTGACTTCCCGATTCCTCCACCCATTTCTGTCATGAACGTGGAGTCAAG TGAATTGGAGCGCCGGGGCTCGAGGGCGGAGTTGCGCAGATCCTCTATCTACAGCACTTTAGACCTGGTGCCACAGCTGGAGTATTATGCTAGCACGCTGCCGCGCCAGCAGCGTATAAGTCGACCTTCTCTGGTAGCTCTCCGCAAGACATTTGAT GAGGTGGAAGCAGGCAGAGCAAACGCCACCACGGACTCAGGGAGCAGTCAGCcagacagtggaaatgaatcacaGGGTCACCAGGGGAAAGCTCCCGTTCAGTTTGGTTGGGTGATCGGGGTCATG CTTCGTTGCATGTTGAATATGTGGGGGGTCATCCTGCTTCTCCGGCTGTCGTGGATCACGTCCCAGGCTGGAATCT TATTGACCTGGCTGATTATCCTCTTGTCTATGATGGTGACCTCAGTAACagctctctccatctctgccaTAGCCACCAACGGGAGAGTGACCTCAG GTGGAACCTACGTCATGATCTCACGCTCTCTGGGTCCTGAAATTGGCGGCCCGGTTGGGATGATCTTCTCATTCGCGAACACTCTGGCTTGTGCGCTCAGCACAGTTGGATTTGCAGAAGTGGTCAGTGAATTAATGCAG GAGTTTGGTGTCACAATAGTCGACCCCACCAATGACGTGCGAATTGTGGGTGTTATCACTGTGACGGCTCTTCTGCTCATTTCATTTGCTGGAATAAAGTGGGATTCTAAG ACATATATTTTGGcttttatgtttgtatatatagtCTCTTTTTCCAACTACTTTGTGGGCACATTCATTCCACCCAGTCAAGAGAAACAGGCCCAGGGCATCTTTGGTTATCGCA GTGAAGTCTTCATATCAAACCTGAAACCAGACTGGCGGGGACCTGAAGGCACCTTTTTCCAGATGTTTGCCGTTTTCTTCCCCTCCACCATTGGCATCCTGTGTGGAGCAAACATCTGTGAAAACCTCAAA GACTCTAGTACTGCTATCCCCAAAGGCAGCCTCATGGCCATTTTCTGGACCACAATCAGCTACTTAGCTATTTCTGCAACTGCAG GGTCATTTGTCATACGAGATGCTTCCGGGAATATCAGTGATATTCTGCCTGGAAACAATACCGATGTCTGCGTGGATCTGGGATGTAACCTGGGATGGAACTTTACGGCGTGCATCGAGTCGCAGTCTTGTAAATATGGTCTGGCCAACAGTTTAAAG GTACTGGGGCAAGCGTCAGGTTACTCCTACCTCGGCACAGCCGGTATCTTTGTGGCCAGTTTGTCGTCTGCCCTTGGCTTTTTTGTCTCGGCGCCTAAAATCTTTCAG CATCTGTGCAGAGACAACTTATACCCATACATTGGATTCTTTGCGAAGGGTTATGGGAAAAATGACAAGCCACTTCGCGCCTACATCCTTTGCTACTTTGTTGCTATGGCCTTCATACTCATTG CTGAGCTGAACACAATCGCCGTCTTGATCTCTAACTTCTTCCTGTGTTCGTACTGCCTCATCAACTTCAGCTGCTTTCACGCTTCAATCACCAACTCACCTG GTTGGAGGCCATCATTTCACTATTACACAAAGTGGACGGCCTTGTTTGGGGCAGTGAGCTCTGTGGTGCTGATGTTCCTGTTCACTTGGTGGGCTGCTCTCACCACCGCCTGTGTTATCTTCTTCCTGTTTGGATATGTCAACTACAACAAGCCAA AGGTGAATTGGGGCTCGTCGGTCCAGGCAAGTATATACAACATGGCCTTGTCctactctgtctctctctctgatgtggAGGATCATGTCAAGAACTTCAG ACCGCAGTGTCTCGTCATGACTGGTCCACCAAACCAGCGACCGGCTCTGGTGGACTTTGTCAGCTCCTTCACCAAGAACATGAGCCTCATGATCTGTGGAGACATCATCATG GAGCAGGACAGACAGACTCGGCTGCCGGATGCCACTGAGTGGCTGGTGAAGTGGTTGAACAGGAGGAGGGTGCGCTCGTTTTATACTCCTTTCAGTGCGGACGGCCTCAGAGTTGGCGCTCGACAACTAATGCAG GCTTCAGGTCTTGGCAAATTAAAGCCGAACACTCTGGTCCTGGGCTTCAAGACAAACTGGAGGGAAAGTTCTCCAGAAAGCATCGAAGATTATACCAACACATTATA TGACACCTTCGACTCCAGTCACTGCGTATGTGTCTTGAGGATGATGGACGGCCTGGATATCTCCGATCCTTTTGACTTTGAAG TGAACCACGGCTTTGAACCCGACAACACTGTGACAGACGACAAACACCAACTTCCTGACATAGAATCAG TCGACAACATTCCCACTCAAGGTGACGGTGACCAGGTCAGGACGGTGTTTCAGAACGACCAGGGGAAGAAGACCATCGACGTCTACTGGGTAGCTGACGATGGAG gtCTGACCCTGCTCGTGCCGCACCTGCTCACCAGGAGAAAATGCTGGCGCCACAGCAAAGTCAGGGTCTTCATCTTGGGAGACGAGCACAACATGGAGGAAGGACGCAACAA gATGATCGCTCTGCTGAAGAGGTTCCGTCTGGACTTTGATGACGTCATAGTCCTAACAGACAGCGAGAGGAACCCACATGCGAAAAA CCTGAGCAGGTTTATGGACAATGTCGCCCCCTTCCGACTGCATGATGAACAACAGGAAGACGTCTCGATCGATGAGCTGAGACAAAGAGAGCCGTGGAAAATGTCAGACAAGGAGTTTGAGGCCTTCCAGCTGAGG TCTGAGAGGAAAGTGAGGCTGAATGAAATCATCCGCAGGAATTCACAACACGCTGCACTCGTGCTTGT gaGCCTTCCCGTACCACAGTGTGGCTGCCCCAGTGCTCTGTACATGGCCTGGCTGGACACTCTGACCTGCGGCCTCCACTGTCCCGCAGTGCTGATACGAGGAAACCAGCAGGACGTCCTCACTTTCTActgccagtaa
- the ltb4r gene encoding leukotriene B4 receptor 1 produces the protein MVTNITTTTTSAAQALPISVSAQVGIAILTLAFVLGFPGNLFVAWSVFCKVKKRSVTCLLVLNLAMADAFVLLSAPMLLRYLAGGRGWEFGSAPCKLVHYLSNVNMYVSIYLICLMSMDRWLAVTRPFISQRMRTKRSLLFLLLGLWTVAFILALPMPFYRSVLKVQLPNNMTVVICAPYHWQSVGHKVFQYLFETIMGCVVPFTLINTCYTSVICRLQSAMFQRKGRGTRLILMIISAFVVFWLPYHIVNIIEVVGLLQDNKSLIVAAKVARPNVTAFAYFSSAVNPILYVFAGSSHIRQAGLSFMGKLFEGTNSESRSTSTFSRSGRSSCPDESTALHSLSVKLTKPFKSKKARSDSEAGNAVETLAGVEPLQ, from the exons ATGGTGACTAatatcaccaccaccaccacctccgcCGCCCAGGCGTTGCCCATCAGCGTCTCGGCCCAGGTCGGCATCGCCATCCTGACCCTGGCGTTCGTGCTGGGCTTCCCCGGGAACCTGTTTGTGGCTTGGTCGGTGTTCTGTAAAGTGAAGAAGCGCTCAGTAACCTGTTTGTTGGTTCTGAACCTGGCAATGGCGGACGCCTTTGTGCTGCTCAGCGCGCCCATGCTCCTGCGGTACCTGGCCGGAGGCCGGGGCTGGGAGTTTGGGTCGGCGCCGTGCAAGCTGGTGCACTACCTGTCGAACGTGAACATGTATGTATCCATTTACCTCATCTGCCTGATGAGCATGGACCGATGGCTGGCTGTCACAAGGCCCTTCATCTCCCAGAGAATGCGGACCAAGCGCTCACTGCTGTTTCTCCTGCTCGGGTTGTGGACTGTGGCGTTCATCCTGGCTCTGCCGATGCCTTTTTACCGCAG CGTCCTTAAGGTGCAGCTACCAAACAACATGACTGTGGTCATCTGCGCTCCCTACCACTGGCAGAGCGTCGGTCACAAAGTCTTCCAGTACCTGTTTGAGACCATCATGGGCTGCGTGGTGCCCTTCACCCTCATCAATACCTGCTACACCTCCGTCATCTGCCGCCTGCAGAGCGCCATGTTCCAGCGCAAAGGCCGAGGCACTCGCCTCATCCTGATGATCATTAGTGCCTTTGTCGTGTTCTGGCTGCCGTATCACATCGTCAACATCATAGAG GTGGTCGGTCTTTTACAAGACAACAAATCGTTGATCGTGGCGGCTAAAGTCGCTCGACCAAACGTCACGGCCTTCGCCTACTTCAGCAGCGCAGTCAATCCCATCCTCTACGTGTTCGCCGGCAGCTCCCACATCCGCCAGGCCGGCCTCAGCTTCATGGGTAAACTGTTTGAGGGCACCAACTCGGAGAGCAGGAGCACGTCCACCTTCAGCCGCAGCGGCCGCAGCAGCTGTCCGGACGAGAGCACTGCCCTGCACTCGCTGTCCGTCAAACTCACCAAGCCTTTCAAGAGCAAGAAGGCGAGGAGCGACAGCGAGGCGGGAAACGCAGTCGAGACTCTGGCCGGTGTCGAGCCGCTCCAGTAG